Genomic window (Apodemus sylvaticus chromosome 22, mApoSyl1.1, whole genome shotgun sequence):
CACCTGGAAGATGTATCGTTTGTGCGACCAGAACGGTGTAGGTATCTGTCTACTGCAAAGAATCCTAGGTGGACACTTGGGAAGCGCGTGCACGCGCATGCTCACTGCTGTATCTTAATTTCTTCCCAAGATCCTCTCTGTCTTCTTAACCCTTAGGTTTAAAACgtatgtgtggtggtttggatagaAATGGTGGTGCAGacagtgtcactattaggaggcgtggccctgttggaggaagtgcatcactgtggggggcgggctttgaagtctcctatgctcaagctctgcccagtgggAACAGAGCCTCCTactggctgcctgtggaagacagtTCTCCCTCTGGCTGCcatcagatcaagatgtagaactctcagctcctcctccagcatccTGTGCACGtggatgccgccatgcttcccaccatgatgataatggactgaacctcagatactgtaagccagccccagttaaatgttttcctttataaaatgttgtcatggtcatagtgtctcttcacggcTAAGACCGGATGTTTAAAAGATAAATTCCTGAATAAACTCAACTCCTTCCGAATGATGTAGCATTTTAATGCAATTGCTCAtgatgtggtgaccccccccaactGTATAATTATTCTtgttgaaggggcttaaaaaggagaggatgggggttaaaggagtgtggcacggtggtgtgggggaaaggggtgcccacgcaggcccttgcctgggtacctctgccccctgagggaccacacacactcaggcatggtatagaatagtttattcagagtaggggatgggagttagtggtagagaaaggcagagagagagagagagagagagagagagagagagagagagagagagagagagagaagagagagagagagagagtagtggagtggaggcaggccatgaccacgtggagaggggaggagagcccaaggggcagagaggtgagagaatgtgtgagagcagagagcaaaggggGAGAGGAGccgggcaagtagcccctcttatcgtgggccagatctctggggcggggcatacctgactattgccaggtaggtgtgggatggagcttagacagaatacgaACACCTgttactactttataactgtaattatgaaataattatgaatcataatgaaaatgTTTTAGGAGATAGAGTTTTACCAATGGGGTCACAACCTACAAGTTGAAAAGCCTTGACTTAGCAGTTAAAGACACTTGCTACCAACTCTTGCATTCTTAAGTTGAAATTTTAGGAACcccacagtagaaggagagaaatgacttctGCTCCTGCCTgaaggttcctgtcctgtttgagttcctgccctggcttcctttgacTGTGCTGTGGAAGTATGAGCTGAATAAGCACTTTCCCTTCCTAGtcctttttggtcatggtgttgtgACACAGGCCGAAGCTCACTGAATCACCGGTGACAGAATGATGCCAACCCATGAGGACGCCATCCAGGATTTTCTACACAACTTGAACTTCCCTGCAAGCGTCTCCTCTGTCCCCCTCAGCAATGGTTGACCGCATCTGGAACCTGGGGAGGGGCCTCTTGGGTCTGGTAAGTTTTCCAAGTCTCCCAGAGAAGGTTGCTGTCCTAAGGGAACAACTACAGAATGGACTCTTAAGAGAGAGTgagttaaagaaattcagaaggtaGAGCGGCCACCTCATGCCTTGCTGTCTGTCCTCAGAGTCGCCAACCACACTGGAAAAGCTGCTGCAGAGCTACTGCGAGGAGGGCATTTGCAGAGAGCAGGGCCCCTCCCAGCTGCAGGGGGCTGAACTGGCCCAGCCCACGTAGAGTAAGGCCTcggtcttagttggggtttccattgctgtgaggagacaccatgaccgaggcaactcttataaggaaaacacttaactggggctgccttacaggttcagaggttctgtctactatcatcatggcgggaagcatggcggcctgcaggcagacatggcgctagaggagctgagagttctacatcttcatccaaaggaagccaggagcagactgtctcTTCCACAGTGGGTGAAGCTGCAAAGCCCACcgtcacagtgacacacttcctctaagaaggccacaTCTACACAGACAAAgccacctcctaatagtgccactccctgggccaagcatgttcaaaccacctCAGCCCCACATCTGTTTTTGGACCAATAGTGGGTGAGAGAAGCATGGACCATGTGTGTTGTCCAGGACATGGCCGCCCGAGAGCAGCTAGACCACCCCATCGCGGTCTGCACCCTGACTCTCTCATTCAGCCTTCGCCCACCTACCTTGTCCCCAGTCCCTCAGAGAGGCAAACTCAGGCCTGTTCCATGATGCAGACGACCATGAGAACCATGTGCCACCTATGGTGGCGCTGTCTGGAAGGCACTGCATCCAGCCACACCCTTGAACCTCGCGCATCTTCCACAAGCCCTCCTGGACATGGACCGCTAGAGCCGTGTCCATTTCCAAGTGTTTCATCTCTCAGCACATGGGCAGCACACAGCTCACGGGAGCATTGGGCAGTGATGCCAGAGAGAGGCTGACtggttccagttccaggggagccatGGCTCAGGGACCCttggagtcaggacaggaaaagTTCGGAGGTGTGGCAGGGAGACCAGCTCTGAGCTACAGATTCTAAGATCTGATCGTGCCCTTTAGACAGATGCTGAGAAAGCCTTCCCTATGGAAAGGTCTCTGACTAGTCAAAGCTAGTCAGAGACTCAACTAACACCAGTATCTGTGGAATGTGTGAGGTAGCAAGTGTGGTCACAGCAGGTGACACAGGGATCCAGTGATCTGATCTATGCAGCTCTGGCAGGGGGAAGGTCAGAGCAGAAGCTTCAGTCCCTGGCCACATATTAgatcctctgcctccctcctcctcttccctcctcctcttcctcctcctcctcccctttttcctcttcctctttctcttcctcctcctccttctcctcctccttctccttttccttcttcttctaagacagagattctctgtgtggccctgagaATCCTggtctcactctatagaccaggctgaccttgatcccagagagctgcctgcttctgtctccctagtgccAATGTTAAAggcatgggacacacacacacacacacacacacacacacacacactataaaccCTTCTTTAAAGTATCTTTTGTTAGGTGTTTGCTCAGAGCAActagaaggaggagagagacacCTGGGTTCACAGGAGGCCACCAAGCCACATGAGGACCACCCAGCCCTACCCTTCCTCATATATaactctcctccccctccttctccccctactcctctccctcctcctcctcctcaccacaCAGATCAGAACTTCTGAAGAATGGGAGTATtcacgaggacctgagttaagAGCCCAGCACCCACGTGAACGTCCACACATGgaggcgcacacctgtgatcccagcactgagggagcacagacaggaggatccctggagcttggaGAAGGGCCAGCAGGTCTAGAAGATTCCATGAGGTAAAGATTCAGGAAGTGAATCTCTCTCAAAGATCAGGCAGACAAAGGATGGAGAAAGACATCTGACTCTGACCTCCACGAATGTTTGCTCCCCATCACACGTgtggacaggcacacacacacacacacacacacgacatatgGAGCTGGGCTGCAGTCTCCTGTGGGCTGGCATATGTGCGACCCTAGTGACTACACCAGGAGCAGCTGGTTATCAATACCAGTGATTATCTTCTGCAAGCCTGAGGCAGAGGTGCTATCAGTAATTTCAGGGTTGAGCCTGGTGACCCTCAGGAAGGTGTCACAGTGGGCCAGGGTGACACCAGGCTGGCTCAGTGTCTTCTTGCCCATCCCCCAACAACCAGAAAGCACTGGAATTACTGTTCTGGGGTCTgttgtttccatttttctctaTTTCCAGTCACCCCAATTTGAGAGAACCACAGACCAAGGAAACAGCTCCATCCATGTCCAGTTTGGGTGAACTATGACCCTTAGAGGTTCCTAGGTGACTCGGGCAGCTTCAACGCAAGAAGCCCACCTCAGCATGGTGCCAACTCAGCAGGCTGCATCCACAGAGTCCACTGCACAGCTCGTGGGCAGCTCCGTAGACCTGTCTTTCCTCCACCAGTTCAATGACTCTAGAACCTGGAGAGAGGCCTCTTGAGGAAGCTCTCCCACTCCAGGACCCAGTGTGTGGGTGATCAAATATCTGCAGAGCAGGGTCACAAGATGATCTGAGGTCAGTCTGAAAATAAGCAACTCAAGTGGTAGAGAGATACTTACCTGAGATGATAGTTGCTCCTCAACACCTGTTACTGGGGAGGCGGCAGAGCGTGATAGGCTGTTGACAAGGAGCAGGAAGCCtcccaagagcagcagcagggagCTGGTCCAGGCCAGGTAGAGTGAAGCACCCATCTCTGCTTTCTTGGAGTAGCCAAACAATGGATTAAAGAAGCCATGGATGATGTTGTGTGTTACCCAGGACAGTGATATCAGCATCACAAGGCCGGCACTAAGAAACATCCCACCGGCTACCTTCATGACTGTGGCTACAATACTTATGTTCCTCAAACACTTGATGCGCCGATCTGCAAGCAGGCACAGCATTAAACCCAGCCAGGTTCCAATGGAGCCAGTGAGCATGAAGACGCGAGACACTTTTAGGTCCTGTGCTAGTGTTATCCGGGTGTTATATAGGGTACACTGTATCGAGCTCATTCCGTCAAACTGGCACAGGTACCACAGACCCTCCCAAATTCTGGCACCTGGGTTTGTCTCTTCATCTGTAAATGTCACCCTCCAAGCAGGCAGCACACAGCTCACAATGGCAGCCTCCAAAGCCACTGTTGTCACGGAAAAACTGATGGCCTCTTGTTTCATGAAGACCATGGCTCAGAGTCTGCTAATGGCAGGACCAGGAAGAGAGTCACGGGTCCAGCTCTAGAGATGCAGGATTCCGAGAGCCAAGGATGGAATTTTAAAGGATTGCAGGCCAGGATATCCCTTTTGAGGTAGAGCAACACAGAGCAAGTACGAGATGCCACTGTTACCAACGATGATCTAGGTAGACAAATGTTGAGCTCCAGCAAGTGTGACCACAGCAGTTGACACAGGACTCTATCTGGTGAAACAGACTGAGCTCCCAGGAGGCTCTGGCAGAGGGCGGGGCACAGGGAGGAGCTTCTGTTCCTGATGCTTCCCCTGACTAGATtaccttgtttctttttctttctttctttcataatgagtgtgtgtgcacctgaGCATGCTtgttaaatgtgtgtgcatgttcatgtgtgcatgcaagtatGTGTGCACCTGGGTGTTGGGGATTGCGTTAGCCTGGAGCTCGCCAGTGAGGCTAGACCAGCTGGCTAGGGAGCCTAGAAGTGCCTCATGGCTCCACCTCAAACACCACCTCATCCAACATTGTATGggggttctaggaattgaacttaggtcctcctATCTATCCCCCTAACTCTGGATCTGTGGACttctgaacccagacccagcaaaGTCACCTTAAAACCGCAATTCTGGGCAAGAGTTTCCATGTAAGAAATTCCCTTTTCTCTGTACATGGGTACCCACAGTCACACATAGATACGATATTTGCTTACTCAGACATTAAAAcagtttaattaaaatataatttaaagtgGAGGAAAACTCCTTTCTGTCTTGCTTTTTGGTCTAGGTAGGGCACCAGGCAGCAGAAACAGCAGAGTCTGGCCCTAGCTTCCTGTCTTGACTCCCTGCCAGGACCTGGCTAGGCATGGTTGGCCAAGATACTGTTCTCTAGCCAATGGTAAGAACATAAAGGTTCAGCAGGGAGGTTTCCTGATAGGACCAGATTCTCCTTGCAGTGCTCTCTGTCCTTCTTAACCATCCCTCACCTTTTAGAAAAGAGGACTActcccattgttttgttttgtgtttagagactgagtttatctgtgtagccctggcaatcATGGAAATGACTTTGTAgaccaaactcagagatcctcctgcctctgcttcctgagtgctagggtcaAAGATGGATGCCACCCCTGACCAGCACGGGGAAGGATCCCAGACCTCAGAATGCAGAGAGGAGCAAAGgctttgagttccaggatagcctagCTGTCTCCCCcaccattaatttatttattcactttacatccaatttatttattcaccttacatctTCCTCACAGCCCCTCTTCACATGGTTCCTCCCACCAAGTCCCCTTCCCCATCACCCTTGAGAAGGGGGATGTCTCCCCTAGGCACCAACCCACACTGTCTCCTCAAGTCATAACACTAGgtccatcctttcccactgaggccacacaaggcagcccagtcaggggagcaggatccacaggcaggcaacagagtcagggtaagctcccattccagttgttgggggacccacatgcagaccaagctgcacatctgttccaTGTGTGCAGGGCGCCTAGGGCCAGCCCGTGCAggcttcttggttggtggtccaggctCTAGGagcccccaagagtccaggttagttgattgtTGGTCTTTTTCTGGGGGTCCCTGTCCCCTCAGGTCCCTGAGTCCTTCTCCCAGCTATTGCACAGGATTCCCTTAGCTCCATCTAAtgtctagctgtgggtctctgcatctgttttgtttAGCagttgggtggagcctctcagatgacagttgtgctaggctcctgtctgcaagcataaaaaagtatcatcaatagtgtctgggatggGTGCTTGCCCAAGGACCCGGTCTCAAGTTAAACAATGAAATACCATGTCCAAAGGCAAGTTGTACAAGAAAGACTTAAACTGGACTTATAGCTCCCGAGGTTAGAGTTCATGATGGTTTCAGGGCAAAGGCATGGGAGCAGAACAGCCGGGAGCTCACGCCTTGATCACAGAGTGAGAAGCAGACAGAGCACACTGCAAATGGTGCCAGTGCACTCAAAGCAGAAAGACCACGGGAGGGTCACATCTTCTGCAACAAGGCACACCTCCTAgtgcttcccaaacagttccaccaatcaGGAGCTAAGCCAGCCTATAGGAGCCGTTCTCATTCAAGCACAGACAGtgcagggctacatagcaagttcctggTGGGCCAGGGCCAGTGTGATGTAATGAAGCCATGCCTGCAAAAGAAAACGAAaaccgggggctggagagatggctcagcaggtaagagcactgactgctcttccaaaggtcatgagttcaaatcctagcaatcacatggtggctcacaaccatcgttagtgagatctgactccctcttctggcatctgaagacagctacagtgtgcttacatataataaagcaaatatttaaaaaaaaaacaaaaaacaaaaaacaaaaacaaaaaaagccgaAAACCATGTGCCTGGCACCTGAAGAGAAACTAGTTGATCTCTGGAGTCCACGGGAGTGTGCATACACACGTTTATGCACCCGGACAAccatgcatatacaaacacacaaacacagacacacactgtctTCATCGCCATTCTactgtgaggaaacaccatgaccaaggcaactcttatgaaggaacgCATTTactcagggctggcttacagtttcagaggctcagtccattctcatcatgcTGGGGGCAGAAAGCCAGAGCAGCACCTGAGAGCTACAGCCTGATCTCCAG
Coding sequences:
- the LOC127672962 gene encoding claudin-13-like: MVFMKQEAISFSVTTVALEAAIVSCVLPAWRVTFTDEETNPGARIWEGLWYLCQFDGMSSIQCTLYNTRITLAQDLKVSRVFMLTGSIGTWLGLMLCLLADRRIKCLRNISIVATVMKVAGGMFLSAGLVMLISLSWVTHNIIHGFFNPLFGYSKKAEMGASLYLAWTSSLLLLLGGFLLLVNSLSRSAASPVTGVEEQLSSQAIPMRLQQAALERAGPEQAVSEEKYG